The Penaeus chinensis breed Huanghai No. 1 chromosome 29, ASM1920278v2, whole genome shotgun sequence genome window below encodes:
- the LOC125040814 gene encoding ADP-ribosylation factor-related protein 1-like encodes MFTLFYGLYKYLFKKDEFFVLILGLDNAGKTTYLEAAKTKFTRGYKGLNPSKITTTVGQNVGGITYAGIKLSFWDLGGQEELQPLWEKYYAECHAVIYMVDSADRERMDESKAAFDKMISSENMTGVPLLVLANKQDIPECMGVREVKPIFNQSADLIGRRDCMVMPVSALTGAGVDEGIDWLVECIKRNSDVRPPPNHDDT; translated from the exons ATGTTCACCCTTTTTTATGGACTGTATAAATACCTCTTCAAGAAAGATGAGTTCTTCGTCCTAATTCTTGGACTAGATAATGCTGGCAAAACG ACATACTTGGAGGCAGCAAAAACAAAATTCACCAGAGGGTACAAAGGGCTAAACCCAAGTAAGATAACAACGACAGTTGGGCAAAATGTCGGGGGAATAACATACGCAGGAATCAAACTCAGCTTCTGGGATCTTGGTGGACAGGAAGAGTTGCAGCCATTGTGGGAAAAG TATTATGCAGAATGTCATGCTGTTATTTACATGGTGGATTCAGCTGATCGAGAGAGAATGGATGAATCCAAAGCAGCATTTG ACAAAATGATCTCGAGTGAGAACATGACAGGCGTTCCCCTTCTCGTCCTGGCCAACAAACAAGACATTCCTGAGTGCATGGGAGTACGAGAAGTAAAGCCAATCTTCAACCAGTCCGCTGACCTTATTGGTCGCAGAGACTGTATGGTGATGCCTGTGTCTGCCTTAACAGG AGCTGGAGTGGATGAAGGAATTGACTGGCTGGTTGAGTGTATCAAGCGAAACAGTGACGTCAGACCGCCTCCCAATCATGATGACACGTGA